A genomic region of Leptotrichia hofstadii contains the following coding sequences:
- the prfB gene encoding peptide chain release factor 2 (programmed frameshift), with protein MDLFEIKKQNEINEINIEEIRRHLDIENLKNEIDNLEKKTFEADFWNSENSQEILKTISANKKLLEEYSSLNGLFEDVSTIIEFIEMGDNSFENELEQKAQDLKNEIDNFKTKLLLDEEYDMNNAILTINSGAGGTEACDWAEMLYRMYDRWSNRHDFKVEILDSLAGEEAGIKSVTLNIKGNYAYGYLKGEKGVHRLVRISPFDSNARRHTSFAAVNVTPEIEDDVEIDIRTEDLKIDTYRASGAGGQHVNTTDSAVRITHIPTNTVVTCQNERSQLKNRETAMKILKSKLFELELEKREKEMAELKGTESKIEWGSQIRSYVFQPYKMVKDHRTKAEEGNVEKVMDGDIDLFINEYLKYAKS; from the exons ATGGATTTATTTGAAATAAAAAAACAGAATGAAATAAATGAAATTAACATTGAAGAAATCAGGAGGCATCTT GACATTGAAAATTTAAAAAATGAAATTGACAATTTGGAGAAAAAGACGTTTGAGGCAGATTTCTGGAATAGCGAGAACAGTCAGGAAATATTGAAGACTATTAGTGCAAATAAAAAGCTGCTTGAGGAATACAGCAGTTTAAACGGGCTTTTTGAAGATGTTTCTACCATTATTGAGTTTATTGAGATGGGGGATAATTCGTTTGAAAATGAACTTGAGCAGAAAGCACAGGATTTGAAGAACGAAATTGATAATTTTAAGACAAAATTGCTTCTGGATGAGGAATACGACATGAATAATGCAATTCTTACGATAAATTCGGGGGCTGGTGGAACTGAGGCATGTGACTGGGCTGAAATGCTTTACAGAATGTACGACAGATGGTCAAATCGGCATGATTTCAAAGTTGAAATCCTTGACAGCCTCGCTGGAGAAGAAGCTGGAATAAAAAGTGTAACATTAAATATAAAAGGAAATTACGCTTATGGATATTTAAAAGGGGAAAAAGGCGTTCACAGACTTGTCAGAATTTCCCCATTTGACTCTAATGCCAGACGGCATACTTCATTTGCTGCAGTAAATGTTACACCAGAAATAGAAGATGACGTTGAAATTGATATTCGTACAGAAGACTTGAAAATTGATACTTACAGGGCAAGCGGCGCAGGAGGGCAGCACGTAAACACAACAGACTCAGCCGTTAGAATCACTCATATTCCTACAAACACAGTAGTTACATGCCAAAACGAGCGTTCACAGCTAAAAAACCGTGAAACTGCAATGAAAATATTAAAATCTAAATTATTCGAGCTGGAACTAGAAAAGCGTGAGAAGGAAATGGCGGAATTAAAGGGAACAGAATCAAAAATCGAATGGGGAAGCCAAATCCGTTCGTATGTCTTCCAGCCTTATAAAATGGTAAAAGATCACAGAACAAAGGCAGAAGAGGGAAACGTTGAAAAGGTTATGGATGGAGATATTGACTTGTTTATAAATGAATATTTAAAATACGCTAAATCCTAA
- the rnmV gene encoding ribonuclease M5, giving the protein MKKEPNKQKEKLKINEIIVVEGRDDITAIKRVVDAHIIALNGFSALSKKTINKMIQLSKTNDLILFTDPDFAGKKIRDTLKRYIPNIKHAFVSQKDATKNDNIGVENANDKVILEALKNIITASQNVEDRFNVSDLIDNGFVSGSNAKERRIMLGDILKIGYYNAKQLLKALNSFNISKEQFERAVEEINSLS; this is encoded by the coding sequence ATGAAAAAAGAGCCAAATAAACAAAAAGAAAAACTAAAAATAAATGAAATTATAGTGGTTGAAGGGCGAGATGACATAACAGCCATAAAACGAGTTGTAGATGCACATATTATCGCCTTAAACGGCTTCTCCGCATTATCTAAAAAAACAATAAATAAAATGATTCAATTGTCAAAAACTAATGATTTAATTTTATTTACAGATCCTGATTTTGCAGGAAAAAAAATTCGTGATACATTAAAAAGATATATTCCAAACATAAAACATGCTTTTGTAAGTCAAAAGGATGCAACTAAAAATGATAATATAGGAGTTGAAAATGCCAATGACAAAGTAATTTTAGAGGCATTAAAAAACATTATCACAGCTAGTCAAAATGTTGAAGATAGATTTAATGTTAGTGATTTGATTGATAATGGATTTGTTTCTGGAAGCAATGCAAAGGAACGTAGGATAATGCTCGGAGATATTTTAAAAATTGGATATTACAATGCAAAACAGCTTTTAAAGGCTCTTAATTCATTTAATATTTCAAAAGAACAGTTTGAGAGAGCTGTTGAAGAAATAAATAGTTTATCCTGA
- a CDS encoding 2-hydroxyacid dehydrogenase — protein MKIVVFDAKPYDIEFFDKWNETFGADITYFEEKLSLKNVMLTKYQDVVCTFVNDDLNEKVLNILSKNGVRVVAARCAGYNNIDLKAARENRITVLRVPAYSPFAVAEHSLALLMSVNRKTHKAYNRTREGNFSLAGLTGMDLNGKTAGIIGTGRIARIFIKILNGLGMKVIGYDKFPNEQAAKEENFTYVTLDEIFANSDVISLHCPLFPETRHIINKETIAKMKDGVIIINAARGGLIDTEALVEGLKDKKIGGAGLDVYENESSYFFEDESASVLEDDLLARLLSFNNVVLTSHQAFLTKEALDNIAEATFNNILSYVKEETLQNEVWYDEENNKVVEGVRVQK, from the coding sequence ATGAAAATTGTAGTCTTCGATGCAAAACCTTATGATATTGAATTTTTCGACAAATGGAACGAAACCTTTGGAGCAGATATTACATATTTTGAAGAAAAATTAAGCTTAAAAAATGTGATGCTTACTAAATATCAGGATGTTGTCTGTACTTTCGTGAATGATGACTTAAATGAGAAAGTATTGAACATACTTTCCAAAAATGGAGTAAGAGTTGTTGCCGCAAGATGTGCGGGCTATAACAATATCGACTTAAAGGCTGCCCGTGAAAACAGAATTACTGTTTTAAGAGTACCTGCCTACTCTCCATTTGCCGTTGCTGAACATTCGCTAGCTCTTCTTATGTCAGTAAACAGAAAAACTCACAAAGCCTATAACAGAACAAGGGAAGGTAACTTTAGTTTAGCAGGATTAACTGGAATGGATTTAAACGGAAAAACTGCCGGAATTATAGGAACTGGAAGAATCGCAAGAATTTTTATAAAAATTTTAAACGGATTAGGAATGAAAGTTATTGGTTACGATAAATTTCCTAATGAACAAGCTGCAAAAGAAGAAAATTTTACTTATGTAACATTAGATGAAATATTTGCAAATTCTGACGTGATTTCATTACATTGTCCATTATTCCCTGAAACAAGACACATAATTAACAAAGAAACTATTGCTAAAATGAAAGATGGCGTTATTATCATCAATGCCGCCAGAGGTGGATTAATTGATACCGAAGCTCTCGTTGAAGGATTAAAAGACAAAAAAATCGGCGGAGCAGGACTTGATGTTTATGAAAATGAAAGCAGCTATTTCTTTGAAGATGAATCAGCAAGCGTGCTGGAAGATGATTTGCTAGCTAGATTATTATCATTTAACAACGTCGTTTTGACTTCTCACCAGGCATTCTTAACAAAAGAAGCATTAGATAACATTGCTGAAGCTACATTTAACAACATCTTATCATACGTAAAAGAGGAAACTTTACAAAATGAAGTTTGGTATGACGAAGAAAACAATAAAGTTGTTGAAGGTGTCAGAGTTCAAAAATAA
- a CDS encoding DNA-3-methyladenine glycosylase I, with protein sequence MKKTRCPWAKSENDIIYHDTEWGVPSHDDSYLFEMLILEGFQAGLSWNLILNKRENFRKAFDNFDYKKIAKYDETKLAELAQNDGIVRNKLKIAASVKNALAFMEVQKEFGSFDKYIWNFTDNKQIINNWKEISEAPATTELSDKISKDLKKRGFKFVGSTIVYSFLQAIGIVDDHLISCPYKKSAK encoded by the coding sequence ATGAAAAAAACTAGATGTCCATGGGCAAAATCTGAAAATGACATTATCTACCATGATACCGAATGGGGAGTGCCTTCCCACGATGATAGTTATCTTTTTGAAATGCTAATTTTAGAGGGCTTTCAGGCAGGACTTAGCTGGAATCTTATTTTGAATAAAAGAGAAAATTTTAGAAAGGCTTTTGATAATTTTGATTATAAAAAAATTGCAAAATATGATGAAACTAAGTTGGCTGAACTGGCTCAAAATGATGGAATTGTGAGAAATAAATTAAAAATAGCCGCTTCTGTTAAAAACGCCCTTGCATTTATGGAAGTACAAAAGGAATTTGGCTCATTTGACAAGTACATTTGGAATTTTACAGATAACAAGCAAATTATTAATAACTGGAAAGAGATATCAGAAGCACCTGCTACTACAGAATTATCTGATAAAATCAGCAAAGATTTGAAAAAACGTGGCTTTAAATTTGTTGGATCTACAATCGTTTATTCTTTCTTACAGGCAATCGGAATAGTTGATGACCATTTAATTAGTTGTCCTTATAAAAAGTCAGCTAAATAA
- a CDS encoding autotransporter-associated N-terminal domain-containing protein, translating to MTGNFIKLKKNLKSFAKRVKDFRYTDRMLITFLLTGALGLENNLLAAPLEAETEITNQIRQIDSSVSNLRKNLQKARNENTELIKKSNLELIQLMEQGDHVIRPIWSSWQFGNNYYFNNWRGLYNGRGDKSLKTKRNLTRSSSILNRSVSSLSSKYNLASSGLMQNSYGNTELRDVEEPVVEWEVSANVNPRRIAQIEPLVLASRPGINFQNPELPAFEVPDGDVEVVPPPVIPDIGIVSSRYLIETNNQDYSNIRNEKGIPNVLVGTNAGDTGPISQTHIRGTNGKGKMELVHNNGNKFTLKTNNTTFTGIEGSSHSTVFNYSNNLNKDFKYEDYGEVGVRMGGGHDFIIENMDIISSGEAPIEFLHSNGRKYRNLVSIIMLNGSPNGITTTTLKQGAAIVSDSLSTSAVSLYNDNSANKPLKFINEGLIKSTKRFGSAVNFLNFGGNTAPSSFINNGDIIVDGSDYSNVVYNFMNLSNYFIFTNNGNITLNGRGGYGMQFTSTIPHTQHPVSIFQLNKPIVVEGSWSKGFYFSKLSRGRLFEVIVNGQLEKSFFNVELHGENNNGMHIGGGSVAQSGLIEFKNFKLKSIDGKNNTLLRINKQNGLKFSKDGDNEELTIEGGDGNVGLNIQASRGMVNEGVITIKESTNGESKNATGIVSSAGSEVENKGKVTISGDRVRALVATKDGKIENHAEIVFDGNTTESTKGSTGMYANHGGIIKSDETTKIKISKPKSVGLFAENRGDNANYLNTSKIKISKAEITATDGAFNIFANKGGEIQLEDNVVLNTGKDSLTFYTAYTPFTPGGKIIFEKDVTANVKKHGTVFYYDLGNAPVGTFNFSTWYANNFTHNNSSKLKLNMEEGGRVLFLANGNLNLSGIPASLSAAGPIEINGTGYISAAMVNSNLELDQDVNLDDDADPYNELEILSSSITNSKIMTGTKNGQLAIAQENNNNRPASKVKLTNNNKITLTGEGSIGIYAKRGEITNNGDISIAKNSVGLYLTEDNRGTAAGKAYNNGLITLGEGSSGILYRAETTGSNTALPGGIYNNGKIISASKNTFGMNFESPHGSKELVNGNAGQIELAGENAVGMYAAGTGNYNIKNLGKITVGSALSENSPAIAIYTNSVNSMVENSGKITAGDKSLGIYGYSVNTGNTSNVSVGNAGTGIYSLGGNLNLQGKLTIGTDEAKGVLVTGDNQIVNNDFSSINLDENSFAIVNTGNNNQITSNTSNVSLKNKNIFLYSEKSTGNIINNTKIKAYGNQNYGIYTAGAASNFAEIDLTNGIGNVGIYSTGQNLAENYATIKVGASKVPEKLYSIGMAAGYYDKDNNVSVYTGKIENANTGKIEVTGKNGIGMYAIGNGSVAINNGEIHLSGKNSIGMFLDQEAVGINNGLITATPDAVGAIGAVATNRAVFKNYGIINILPRAGVGALVKRDAVLEEYSSPLATVPQGGSSRIIAETRIQSPKLPKTGKEVPDGSVEIVSLAGDRIPEIKINGKAVNPVEFDISASSPEIKVVGSGDSAEQILETESNIHNPNKFVSKIGMYIDTSGIKFTNPIQGLNNLSEETEVDLILGTEASKYTNSKAIKIKENILEPYNATILSNPQIKKWHIYSGSLTWVGTVQTDVDGEQLKSVYLVKIPYTSFAKDANVYNFSDGLEQRYDMNPPGSKEKILFDKLNSIGKNEKTLLAQAFDEMMGHQYANIQQRTYGTGRLIDKEISYLSKEWDTKSKQSNKIKTFGIRDEYRSNSAGIIDYTSSAYGFAYLKENEAVRLGNSSGWYAGMINNKFKFKDAGKSKENQAMLKLGIFKTMSPKNDYNGSLQWTVSEESYLSRNSMHRKYLVVDEIFNAKSDYSAYGAAVKNELSKEIRTSQRTSIKSYGSLKLEYGRFENIKEKSGEMRLEVKGNDYYLAKSEIGAEFKYKQPIGLRTSIVAVLGAGYEKEFGKIGDVANKAKVSQTNADWFNIRGEKENKKGNFKTDFNIGIENQIFGITLNGGYDAKGKNVRGGIGLRAIY from the coding sequence ATGACTGGAAATTTTATAAAATTAAAAAAGAATCTAAAATCTTTTGCCAAAAGGGTTAAGGATTTCAGATATACTGACAGAATGCTGATTACATTTTTATTAACGGGGGCATTGGGGCTTGAGAACAACTTATTGGCCGCGCCATTGGAAGCTGAAACTGAAATCACTAATCAAATCAGGCAAATAGACTCATCTGTTTCTAATCTCAGAAAAAATTTACAAAAAGCTAGAAATGAAAATACAGAACTTATAAAGAAGTCAAACCTTGAACTGATTCAGTTAATGGAGCAGGGAGACCATGTAATAAGACCAATCTGGAGTTCATGGCAATTTGGGAATAACTACTACTTTAACAACTGGAGAGGGCTGTATAATGGAAGAGGCGATAAATCGTTAAAAACTAAAAGAAACCTTACGAGAAGTTCCAGCATCCTGAACAGAAGCGTGTCATCCCTAAGTTCCAAATATAACTTGGCTTCTTCGGGGCTTATGCAAAATTCGTATGGAAACACTGAACTTCGAGATGTAGAAGAACCGGTAGTGGAATGGGAAGTTTCAGCGAACGTGAATCCAAGAAGAATTGCCCAGATTGAACCGCTAGTTCTTGCCTCAAGACCTGGAATCAATTTTCAGAATCCTGAACTGCCTGCATTTGAAGTGCCAGATGGCGATGTGGAAGTAGTTCCACCTCCAGTAATTCCTGATATTGGCATTGTATCTTCAAGATATTTAATAGAAACTAATAATCAGGATTACAGTAATATTAGAAATGAAAAAGGAATACCAAATGTACTTGTGGGAACTAATGCTGGGGATACGGGACCTATTTCCCAAACTCACATTAGAGGAACAAACGGAAAAGGGAAAATGGAACTGGTGCATAATAATGGCAACAAATTTACTCTTAAGACAAATAATACAACTTTTACAGGAATAGAAGGCAGCAGTCATAGTACAGTCTTTAATTATAGCAATAATCTTAATAAGGATTTTAAATATGAAGATTATGGAGAAGTAGGGGTAAGAATGGGAGGAGGCCACGATTTTATCATTGAAAATATGGATATTATTTCTTCGGGAGAAGCTCCAATTGAATTTTTGCATTCCAATGGAAGGAAATACAGAAATCTAGTTAGCATCATTATGCTGAACGGAAGCCCAAATGGAATTACGACCACAACTCTAAAACAAGGAGCGGCAATCGTTTCAGATTCCCTAAGTACTTCTGCAGTTTCTCTTTATAATGACAATAGTGCCAATAAACCTTTAAAATTTATAAATGAAGGGCTTATAAAATCTACAAAAAGATTTGGTTCTGCAGTAAACTTTCTTAACTTTGGAGGAAATACTGCTCCCTCAAGCTTTATAAATAATGGAGACATAATAGTTGATGGCAGTGATTATTCCAATGTAGTTTATAACTTTATGAACTTATCAAATTATTTTATTTTTACAAATAATGGAAATATAACATTAAATGGAAGAGGCGGTTATGGTATGCAGTTTACATCTACAATCCCGCATACTCAGCATCCTGTTTCCATATTTCAGCTGAATAAGCCTATTGTTGTAGAAGGGAGCTGGTCTAAAGGATTTTATTTTTCTAAATTATCCAGAGGCAGATTGTTTGAGGTCATAGTTAATGGTCAGTTAGAAAAATCCTTCTTTAATGTTGAACTGCATGGGGAAAATAATAATGGCATGCACATTGGAGGCGGATCTGTTGCTCAAAGCGGATTAATAGAATTTAAAAACTTCAAATTGAAATCCATTGACGGAAAAAACAATACACTTCTAAGAATTAATAAGCAAAATGGGCTTAAATTTTCAAAAGACGGGGATAATGAGGAATTAACAATAGAGGGTGGAGACGGAAATGTTGGACTTAATATTCAGGCAAGCAGAGGAATGGTTAATGAAGGTGTAATTACAATTAAGGAAAGTACAAACGGAGAGAGCAAAAATGCCACTGGAATTGTGAGCTCTGCTGGAAGTGAAGTTGAAAATAAAGGGAAAGTTACTATTTCCGGAGACAGAGTAAGGGCATTGGTTGCCACAAAGGACGGGAAAATTGAAAATCATGCAGAAATTGTGTTTGATGGAAATACAACTGAAAGTACTAAAGGTTCTACTGGAATGTATGCAAATCATGGCGGTATAATTAAATCTGATGAAACTACAAAAATCAAAATTTCAAAACCTAAGTCAGTAGGTCTGTTTGCTGAAAATAGAGGAGATAATGCCAATTACTTAAATACTTCAAAAATAAAAATATCTAAGGCAGAAATTACGGCAACCGATGGAGCTTTTAATATTTTTGCCAATAAAGGTGGAGAAATACAGCTGGAAGACAATGTGGTTCTGAATACAGGGAAAGATTCTCTCACATTTTATACTGCATACACTCCATTTACGCCTGGAGGGAAAATTATTTTTGAAAAAGATGTAACAGCAAATGTAAAAAAACATGGAACAGTATTTTATTATGATTTAGGCAATGCGCCTGTTGGAACTTTTAACTTTTCCACTTGGTATGCAAATAATTTTACCCATAACAACAGCAGTAAACTCAAGTTAAATATGGAAGAAGGTGGAAGAGTACTGTTTCTTGCAAACGGAAACTTGAATTTATCAGGAATACCGGCAAGCCTGTCAGCGGCAGGACCAATTGAAATCAATGGAACTGGCTATATTTCTGCGGCAATGGTAAACAGTAATCTGGAACTGGATCAGGATGTTAATTTGGATGACGATGCAGATCCATATAATGAATTGGAAATTCTTAGTTCCTCCATTACAAATTCTAAAATCATGACAGGAACTAAAAACGGTCAGCTGGCTATTGCACAGGAAAATAACAATAACAGGCCGGCTTCCAAAGTAAAATTGACAAATAATAATAAAATTACCTTGACAGGGGAAGGATCCATTGGAATTTATGCAAAAAGAGGGGAAATTACAAATAACGGCGATATTTCAATAGCAAAAAATTCAGTGGGTCTTTATCTGACAGAAGACAATAGAGGAACGGCAGCGGGAAAAGCCTATAATAACGGACTTATAACTCTAGGGGAGGGGTCAAGCGGAATACTTTACAGGGCAGAAACAACAGGTTCAAATACTGCTTTGCCAGGCGGAATATACAACAACGGAAAAATAATTTCAGCTTCTAAAAATACATTTGGAATGAATTTTGAAAGTCCTCACGGGTCTAAGGAATTGGTAAATGGAAACGCAGGTCAAATTGAACTTGCTGGAGAAAATGCGGTTGGAATGTATGCCGCAGGAACTGGAAACTACAACATCAAAAATCTTGGAAAAATAACGGTGGGTTCTGCGTTGTCAGAAAATAGCCCTGCAATAGCAATTTATACAAATAGTGTAAACAGCATGGTGGAAAACAGTGGAAAGATAACAGCTGGAGATAAGTCGTTAGGAATTTATGGTTATTCTGTAAATACTGGAAATACTTCGAATGTTTCTGTAGGAAATGCAGGGACAGGGATTTATTCCCTAGGTGGAAACTTAAATTTGCAAGGAAAACTGACGATTGGAACAGACGAGGCAAAAGGTGTGCTTGTAACTGGAGATAATCAAATTGTAAACAATGATTTTTCTTCAATTAATCTTGATGAAAATTCATTTGCCATTGTCAATACAGGAAACAATAATCAGATAACTTCAAATACTTCCAATGTTTCCCTAAAAAATAAAAATATCTTCCTGTATTCTGAAAAATCAACAGGAAACATAATAAACAATACAAAAATAAAAGCATACGGCAATCAAAACTACGGAATCTATACGGCAGGAGCCGCTTCAAATTTTGCTGAAATTGACTTGACAAATGGAATTGGAAATGTCGGAATTTACAGTACAGGGCAAAATCTTGCAGAAAATTATGCAACAATTAAAGTTGGGGCATCAAAAGTGCCAGAAAAACTTTACTCAATCGGAATGGCTGCTGGATATTATGACAAAGATAACAACGTTTCTGTTTATACAGGGAAAATTGAAAATGCAAATACAGGAAAAATTGAAGTTACAGGAAAAAATGGAATTGGAATGTATGCAATTGGAAATGGGTCAGTCGCTATTAATAACGGAGAAATACATTTGTCAGGGAAAAATTCGATAGGTATGTTTCTGGATCAGGAGGCTGTTGGAATAAATAACGGATTAATTACAGCCACACCAGATGCTGTTGGAGCTATCGGAGCGGTTGCTACGAACAGGGCTGTCTTTAAAAACTACGGAATAATTAACATTCTTCCGAGAGCAGGAGTTGGAGCGCTTGTCAAGAGGGACGCAGTTTTAGAAGAATACTCTTCGCCTTTGGCAACTGTTCCACAGGGAGGCAGTTCCAGAATTATCGCTGAAACACGGATTCAGTCGCCAAAATTACCAAAAACTGGGAAAGAAGTTCCAGATGGAAGTGTTGAAATTGTATCTTTAGCTGGTGACAGGATACCCGAGATAAAAATTAACGGAAAAGCAGTAAATCCTGTGGAATTTGATATTTCTGCCAGCTCACCTGAAATAAAAGTTGTCGGGTCAGGAGATTCTGCTGAACAAATTCTTGAAACGGAAAGCAATATTCATAACCCAAATAAGTTTGTTAGCAAAATCGGTATGTATATAGATACTTCAGGTATAAAATTTACCAATCCGATTCAAGGTCTGAACAATCTTTCTGAAGAAACGGAGGTCGATCTGATACTTGGAACGGAAGCCTCAAAATATACAAATTCCAAAGCTATAAAAATTAAGGAAAATATTCTGGAGCCATACAACGCCACAATTTTATCCAATCCGCAAATTAAGAAATGGCATATTTATTCAGGATCATTGACATGGGTAGGAACCGTTCAGACGGATGTGGATGGCGAGCAGCTGAAATCTGTCTATTTGGTAAAAATACCGTATACTTCGTTTGCCAAGGATGCAAATGTTTATAATTTTTCTGACGGGCTGGAGCAAAGATATGACATGAATCCTCCAGGTTCAAAAGAAAAGATATTATTTGACAAATTAAACAGCATTGGAAAAAATGAAAAAACATTGCTAGCACAAGCATTTGATGAAATGATGGGACATCAGTATGCCAATATTCAGCAAAGAACTTATGGTACTGGAAGGCTGATTGACAAGGAAATTTCCTATTTGTCAAAGGAATGGGATACTAAGTCCAAGCAATCCAATAAAATAAAAACTTTTGGAATAAGAGATGAGTACAGGTCAAATAGCGCTGGAATAATTGATTATACAAGCAGTGCCTACGGTTTTGCCTATTTAAAGGAGAATGAAGCTGTGAGACTTGGAAACAGCTCAGGATGGTATGCAGGTATGATAAATAACAAGTTCAAGTTCAAGGATGCAGGAAAATCAAAAGAAAATCAGGCAATGCTGAAATTAGGAATCTTTAAAACAATGTCGCCGAAAAATGATTATAACGGAAGCCTGCAATGGACAGTGTCGGAAG
- a CDS encoding saccharopine dehydrogenase family protein, whose protein sequence is MGKKALVIGAGGVSNVVCHKCAQNSEVFSSIMIASRTKAKCDEIKERIEKSKYAGRIEIQTAKVDANNVPELVALINEYKPDIVINVALPYQDLTIMDACLETKTDYLDTANYEPLDTAKFEYKWQWAYKEKFEKAGITAILGSGFDPGVTGVFSAYAQKHYFDEINYIDILDANAGDHGYPFATNFNPEINIREVTANGSYWEDGKWVETEPMEIKRVYNFPQIGEKDMYLLHHEELESLAVNIKGIKRIRFFMTFGQSYLTHLKVLENVGMTSIEPIEFEGKQIVPLQFLTAVLPDPASLGPRTKGKTNIGNIFRGKKDGVEKTYYVYNVCDHQECYKEVSSQAISYTTGVPAMIGAAMVLTGEWKKPGVFNVEEMDPDSFMDALNKFGLPWVEDFNPALVD, encoded by the coding sequence ATGGGAAAAAAAGCATTAGTAATCGGAGCTGGAGGAGTATCAAATGTAGTGTGCCACAAATGTGCGCAAAATTCGGAAGTATTCAGTTCAATCATGATAGCCAGCCGTACAAAGGCAAAATGTGATGAAATCAAGGAAAGAATTGAAAAAAGTAAATATGCTGGAAGAATTGAGATTCAGACTGCAAAGGTGGATGCAAATAATGTGCCTGAGCTAGTGGCATTGATTAATGAATACAAGCCTGATATTGTGATAAATGTAGCTTTACCATATCAAGATTTGACAATTATGGATGCTTGTCTTGAAACTAAGACTGATTATTTGGATACAGCAAATTATGAGCCTTTGGACACAGCTAAATTTGAGTATAAATGGCAATGGGCGTATAAGGAAAAATTTGAAAAAGCTGGGATTACTGCTATCTTAGGAAGTGGATTTGATCCAGGTGTCACTGGGGTGTTTTCAGCGTATGCACAAAAGCATTATTTTGATGAAATAAATTACATTGACATTCTTGATGCAAATGCAGGGGATCACGGGTACCCATTTGCAACAAACTTTAATCCAGAAATTAATATTAGGGAAGTTACAGCTAATGGAAGTTACTGGGAAGATGGGAAATGGGTGGAAACAGAGCCAATGGAAATTAAAAGAGTGTACAATTTCCCGCAAATTGGTGAAAAAGATATGTACTTACTGCACCATGAAGAATTAGAATCGCTTGCAGTTAATATTAAAGGTATTAAAAGAATTAGATTCTTTATGACTTTTGGACAAAGTTACCTGACTCACTTAAAAGTGCTTGAAAATGTTGGGATGACTTCAATTGAGCCAATAGAGTTTGAAGGAAAGCAAATTGTTCCGTTGCAATTCTTGACAGCTGTATTGCCTGATCCGGCTTCACTTGGACCTAGAACAAAAGGTAAGACAAACATTGGAAATATTTTCAGAGGTAAAAAAGACGGCGTAGAGAAAACTTATTATGTATACAATGTATGCGATCATCAGGAATGTTACAAGGAAGTTAGCTCACAGGCGATTTCTTACACGACAGGAGTGCCTGCGATGATTGGAGCTGCAATGGTTCTTACTGGAGAATGGAAAAAACCAGGAGTATTCAACGTGGAAGAAATGGATCCAGATTCATTTATGGATGCGTTAAACAAGTTTGGATTGCCTTGGGTTGAAGATTTTAATCCTGCATTAGTTGACTAA